One genomic region from Haloarcula taiwanensis encodes:
- a CDS encoding exopolysaccharide biosynthesis polyprenyl glycosylphosphotransferase: MDSGWRYRVASVAGVVVLTAVAVALVNNASIQSIATTLPILSRLPTDPPTGPEFTIELLVTIAVVVSVFLPLYKPRPRRILDAIALAQKRVLVAALVLATIGYFDYSYKLPRLTVVLVTPLLLVALPAWFVWIRKRPSSNGERTIVVGDDLRVIEEVASEVDGTLLGYLCPTSVMTTIERTEAIADGGTNPSGLERLGGLSRIEDVLVEYDIDTVVLAFEHADRAEFFGALDACYEYGLDAKVHRDHADSVLTASGGVGTLVDVEIEPWDIQDYILKRAFDVTFASAGLIALSPVILGIVVGIKLEDGGSILYRQDRTAVFGETFSIYKFRSMIENAEDETGAKISDEDAGGVDPRVTSVGRVLRQTHLDEIPQLWSILRGDMSVVGPRPERPELDSDIQTGVVDWQKRWFVKPGLTGPAQVNHVTGKEPGEKLRYDLEYVRDQSFSYDMKLVSRQIWSVIIDILVAYRDP, from the coding sequence ATGGATAGTGGCTGGCGGTACCGGGTCGCAAGTGTAGCCGGCGTTGTCGTGCTGACAGCGGTCGCCGTCGCACTTGTTAACAACGCTAGCATCCAGTCGATAGCGACAACTCTCCCGATACTCAGTCGGCTGCCGACCGACCCCCCAACGGGGCCAGAGTTCACGATTGAGCTCTTGGTCACAATCGCAGTCGTCGTCAGCGTGTTCCTCCCGCTGTACAAGCCCCGCCCGCGAAGAATTCTCGACGCGATAGCACTGGCCCAGAAGCGGGTGCTCGTGGCGGCTCTCGTTCTGGCGACAATCGGCTACTTCGACTATTCGTACAAGCTGCCGCGTTTGACTGTCGTGTTAGTGACCCCTTTGTTACTGGTCGCACTGCCGGCGTGGTTTGTGTGGATTCGGAAGCGGCCGTCGTCAAACGGCGAGCGGACCATCGTCGTCGGCGATGACCTCCGTGTGATAGAAGAAGTGGCAAGCGAGGTCGACGGCACGCTCCTGGGCTATCTCTGTCCGACGAGTGTAATGACGACAATCGAACGGACCGAAGCCATCGCTGACGGCGGCACTAACCCGAGTGGGTTGGAGCGGTTAGGTGGCCTCTCGCGAATCGAGGACGTGCTCGTCGAGTATGATATCGATACGGTCGTGCTGGCGTTTGAACACGCCGACCGGGCGGAGTTCTTCGGCGCCCTCGACGCCTGTTACGAGTACGGTCTCGACGCGAAAGTCCACCGCGACCATGCAGACTCTGTGTTGACCGCCAGCGGTGGAGTCGGAACCCTGGTCGACGTAGAGATCGAACCCTGGGACATACAGGACTACATTCTCAAGCGCGCATTCGATGTCACGTTTGCATCGGCCGGGCTGATCGCGCTATCGCCGGTGATTCTCGGGATCGTAGTCGGCATAAAGCTAGAAGACGGCGGCTCGATACTGTACCGGCAGGACCGGACAGCGGTGTTCGGCGAAACCTTCTCCATCTACAAGTTCCGATCGATGATCGAGAACGCGGAGGACGAGACCGGTGCGAAGATCAGTGACGAGGATGCGGGTGGAGTCGACCCACGCGTAACATCAGTCGGGCGAGTCCTTCGGCAGACGCACCTCGATGAGATTCCACAGCTCTGGTCGATACTGCGGGGTGATATGAGCGTTGTCGGGCCACGGCCAGAACGACCGGAGCTTGACTCGGATATCCAGACCGGTGTCGTTGACTGGCAGAAGCGATGGTTCGTCAAGCCGGGACTGACCGGACCCGCCCAGGTCAATCAC
- a CDS encoding UTP--glucose-1-phosphate uridylyltransferase, translating to MKAVVLAAGEGTRLRPLTEDKPKGMVEVAGKPILTHCFEQLIELGADELLVVVGYKKQAIINHYEDEFEGVPITYTHQREQNGLAHALLTVEEHVDDDFMLMLGDNIFEANLQDVVNRQAEERADAAFLVEEVPWEEAGRYGVCDTNKYGEITEVVEKPEEPPSNLVMTGFYTFTPAIFHACHLVQPSNRGEYEISDAIDLLLHSGRTIDAIRMDGWRNDIGYPEDRDEAEKRLQGEINPEMAAENIAASE from the coding sequence ATGAAAGCTGTCGTACTCGCCGCTGGCGAGGGGACCCGTCTCCGTCCGCTGACCGAAGACAAGCCAAAGGGAATGGTAGAGGTCGCGGGGAAACCGATCCTGACCCACTGCTTCGAGCAGTTGATCGAACTGGGTGCCGACGAACTTCTGGTAGTTGTCGGCTACAAGAAGCAGGCCATCATTAATCACTACGAAGACGAGTTCGAAGGCGTCCCGATCACCTACACCCACCAGCGCGAGCAGAACGGCCTCGCCCACGCGCTCCTGACCGTTGAAGAGCACGTCGACGACGACTTCATGTTGATGCTCGGCGACAACATCTTCGAGGCGAACCTCCAAGACGTCGTCAACCGACAGGCGGAGGAGCGTGCCGACGCCGCCTTCCTCGTTGAGGAAGTTCCCTGGGAGGAGGCCGGGCGCTACGGCGTCTGTGACACCAACAAGTACGGCGAGATAACCGAAGTCGTCGAGAAACCGGAAGAGCCGCCATCGAATCTGGTGATGACCGGGTTCTACACCTTCACGCCGGCCATCTTCCACGCCTGTCATCTGGTGCAACCGTCTAATCGCGGCGAGTACGAGATCAGTGACGCGATTGACCTCCTGTTGCACTCCGGGCGAACGATCGATGCGATCCGCATGGACGGCTGGCGAAACGATATCGGTTATCCCGAGGACCGCGACGAGGCCGAAAAGCGGCTACAGGGCGAGATTAACCCAGAGATGGCCGCCGAAAACATCGCCGCAAGCGAGTGA
- a CDS encoding UDP-glucose 6-dehydrogenase → MNVSIVGSGYVGTTVAACLADLGHEVVTIDIDEDIVDAVNDGESPIHEPGLDELVAEHGGGRLRASTDYAEILDTDLTMLALPTPSNDDGSIDLQFMEAGAASIGEALAGAENAAADPHLVVTKSTVVPNTTEDRLALRIADAGLERGTDFLVASNPEFQREGTAVADFLNPDKLVFGTDDDRATDLLHDLYAPLREAADDDVPVVETGIAEAEMIKYANNTFLATKISLINDIGNICKEFGVDAYEVADAIGLDDRIGEQFLRSGVGWGGSCFPKDTDAIIAAAREQGYDPTVLSAAVELNDGQPERLLSLLDDHVDVSGKRAAVLGLAFKPGTDDIRNTRAAPVIEGLKTRGADVVAYDPVATENMRERYPDIEYADSPAAALDGASGAVVVTDWDEFAALDAEFDEMADPVVVDGRRIIKRRDGITYEGLTW, encoded by the coding sequence ATGAACGTCAGTATTGTCGGAAGCGGATACGTTGGGACGACGGTCGCGGCGTGTCTTGCGGACCTTGGACACGAAGTCGTAACGATAGATATAGACGAGGATATTGTCGACGCGGTAAACGACGGCGAGTCGCCGATACACGAACCCGGACTCGACGAACTCGTCGCTGAACATGGCGGCGGTCGCCTTCGGGCAAGTACCGACTACGCCGAGATTCTCGATACTGACCTGACGATGCTAGCGCTCCCGACGCCCTCGAACGACGACGGGAGTATCGACCTCCAGTTCATGGAAGCCGGTGCGGCATCCATCGGCGAGGCGCTGGCTGGCGCTGAGAACGCGGCAGCGGACCCACACCTTGTCGTCACGAAGTCGACTGTCGTTCCGAACACGACCGAAGACCGCCTCGCTCTCCGTATCGCCGACGCCGGTCTCGAACGCGGCACGGACTTCCTCGTCGCCTCCAATCCCGAGTTCCAGCGTGAGGGGACCGCTGTCGCGGACTTCCTGAACCCCGACAAACTCGTCTTTGGGACGGACGACGACCGCGCGACCGACCTCCTCCATGACCTCTATGCACCGCTACGTGAGGCCGCTGACGACGACGTGCCGGTCGTCGAGACCGGTATCGCCGAGGCCGAGATGATAAAGTACGCCAACAACACGTTCCTGGCGACGAAGATTAGCCTCATCAACGACATCGGGAACATCTGCAAGGAGTTCGGCGTCGACGCCTACGAGGTGGCCGACGCCATCGGTCTCGACGACCGCATCGGCGAGCAGTTCCTCCGCAGTGGCGTCGGCTGGGGCGGCAGTTGCTTCCCGAAAGACACCGACGCCATCATCGCCGCGGCGCGGGAGCAGGGCTACGACCCCACAGTCCTCTCTGCGGCCGTTGAGCTGAACGACGGTCAGCCAGAGCGCCTCCTTTCCCTCCTCGATGACCATGTCGACGTGTCTGGGAAACGCGCCGCCGTGCTCGGACTGGCGTTCAAGCCCGGGACGGACGATATCCGGAACACGCGGGCAGCACCGGTCATCGAGGGACTGAAAACGCGGGGTGCCGATGTCGTCGCCTACGACCCCGTGGCGACCGAGAACATGCGCGAGCGCTATCCCGACATCGAGTACGCCGACTCCCCGGCGGCCGCCCTCGACGGCGCGTCCGGCGCTGTCGTCGTCACCGACTGGGACGAGTTCGCGGCGCTCGACGCCGAGTTCGACGAGATGGCCGACCCCGTCGTCGTCGACGGCCGCCGCATCATCAAGCGCCGGGACGGCATCACCTACGAAGGGTTGACCTGGTAG